The DNA window CGAACACCGGTATAAGAACATAGAGATGAGCGAGGAGATCCTTCAAGAGACACCGGCCGGAAAGCGAGAGATTCACGTAACACCCCTCTCCCCACTCCGGGAATTTTTCGTCGAGCGGTTCTTTTGAATAATGGACTTCATAACCGAGGGGCGCGAAAATGCGGTCGATCATTTCGACGTCGCCGCGGCAGGGCAACGCCGATAGTGTCGCCTCCAGATCGTGCTGGGAAGAGGCGAGTTCCGTTTTTTTGTCGCACCGTCCGGTGAGCGCCGTGCCAAAAACACGCGCTATTGTCGTGCTCATAAAAGACGAACTGACATAAGGACGGTCGTTGACGTAATCGAACAAGCCTCCGCCCCTCGTCCCTTCCTTGCCCTTCGCCAGGTCGATGGGGTCGATGTCGAGCAGGAGGGCGGCGGTACATCGCTCATCGGACGCTTCAGGGTAAAAAACATAAGCGAGCCCGTAACTGAGTTCGAATTTCTGCGGACGATTGGGGTTCTTGTGAAGCAGATATCCCAGGTCTGTCGCGTTTTTGCCCTGGTACGTTATTGTTAATAGCATGTTTTCCATCCTTTGTCGGCAGGAGCTTCTCATGTCAAATCATTAGAAAAGCTCGATATTCTCCCACACGCCCGCAGCACGTCTCAGTATTCATGGCCATCATTGTATCATCTGTCTCGTATAAGGTGCCGCTCGAATCGCTGCCAGAGCTTCGGCCACCAGAGCGCTACGCAAACTCCAAAGATTCAGAGGCAGCCGATGGGAAATATCCAGTTCGCTCCGTCCAGCGGAAGCAATTCTCCATACGTACACACTAAAACGTACACACCAAAGCACCTGGCTCGCGCTTTATGCTGGCGCACTGATCAAACTGAACAAAGGACGCGATGTCTTCTTTGCGCGGGGTTGCGGTTTTTTTAATTTCGACAGGATAGAACGCGCCGTTTTCCAGAATGAGCAAGTCAATTTCATTTCCCTGCCAGTCCCTGTAAAAATAAAATGGAGGCCGCAGTTCACCTTTATTGTAGCAGCTTTAAGGGCTTCAGAGATATCGAGCCTTGTATAATGGCATCCCATATTTTCTCCCCTGTCATCATTTTCGAGGCGGTGTTCTTACGTGCCGCGCGATAACTTTCTGTGGGAATAAAAGGCATATCGAATGGGTCGCCTTGTATTAACATATTTAACATTCAATATTAAATTTGTCAAAACTAAAATGCAAACCCCTCCTGAATACAGTTTCCACACTTCTCTCCATTGGGGGGATTGCCGCCCCCCAATGGTTTTTCCTGTCTTCTGTAGGTTCTTTACTAGAAGAATTTCTCAATGTAGCCGAAAATGAAAATAATGGCGACCGCGCAGGGAATAACATAGGTTACATAGGCGCGCAACGCCTGAGGAATCTTCGCACCCTTTCCCGCGTTGGCCTCGGTCACGAAGTTATCCCAGCCCCAGCCGTAGCGGGAACAGCAAAACAGCAGATAGACGATGGCGCCCAGAGGCAGGAGGTTGTTGCTGACGATGAAGTCCTCCAGGTCCAGCACCATGGAGCCCTCGCCCATAGGCATGAAGCTCGACCAAATATTGAAACCGAACACGCAAGGCAACGAGAGAATGAAAATGGCGAAGAAGTTGAACACGCTGGCTTTCTTGCGGTTCCAGCCCCAAGCGTCCATAGAACTGGCGATGAGAAGCTCGAAGACCGCCACCACCGTAGTCATGGCCGCAAAACTCATGAACAGGAAGAAGAGGACGCTCCACAGGCGTCCCTGAGGCATGTTGTTAAACATGGTCGGCAAGGTGACGAAGATCAGCCCCGGCCCAGCGCCAGGCTCGATGCCGTAGGCGAAGCACGCGGGAAAGATGATGAGCCCCGCGAAAAGGGCCACGAAGGTGTCGAGTGATGTGATGATAATGGACTCACCCAGCAGAGTTCGATTGCGGTCAATGTAGCTTCCGAATATCGCCATGCTTCCAATTCCCAAGCTCAGGGTAAAAAACGCCTGCCCCAGCGCGGCGTAAACAGTATTCCAGACACCGTTTTCGAGAAGTCTTCCGAGGTCGGGTTTCAAATAAAAGTCGAGGCCCTTCTCCGCCCCGGGCAGAGTGACCGAGCGGACGGCAAGGAGGAACACGATGACCAACAGACCGCACATCATTACCTTCGTGGCTCGCTCCACCCCTTTTTGAAGCCCTCTGGCACAGATCAGTGACCCCAACCCCACCGCGAGGACGAGCCAGAAAGATAACCCCCAAGGATCCTTGAGCATCGAACCGAAAAACACACCTACCTGATCGGCCGTCAGACCCTCCAAGCTCCCTGTCAGGTTATACCACGTGTACGCCAACATCCAACCCGTGACGGTGGTGTAAAACATCATCAGAATATAGTTTCCGGCCAGCCCGAAATAGCCAAAAATAGACCAAGATGTTCCTTTCGGCTGCAACGCTCTAAATGAGCCGATAACACTCTGCTTCGAGCCGCGCCCTACCGCGAACTCCATGACCATGACGGGCATGGCCAGGCATAAGAGGAAAGCAAGATAGATCAGTACAAAGGCCCCCCCTCCGAAGCGGCCGGTAATATAGGGAAAACGCCAGACGTTCCCTAGACCTATAGCACAACCAGCAGACAAAAAGATAAAACCTAAGCGACTCCCTAACGACTCTCTGCCTTTTTCTTGCATATTTCTCAACTCCTTCTGAATTTTTTAATTCCCACAGTATAGCAGAAGGGGAAAACTTGCGGCTTTTAGTGATCCGTAAAACTTAAAAGTGTAACAAAAAAAGTATATAACCTAAATATAGTAAGGTATATTATAAGCTGCCGGGCGCTGGCCTTCCTGCAGATCATCGCCTTTGGTGGATATTTGACGCTGTCCTTATTTCGATATTTGCTCCCCATAGTGATGAAATATCTGTAGCCGCATTCCGTCTCCTGGGCACACAAAATTTAAAGGGACCCCTGGTGGCGCCCCTCGACTTCTATTCCCGGATTAAAGTTACTCTCTCAGGAAGCCGCGATTTCCTCCCCGTAGGCGATGCACTTGCTGGAGCTGGCGTCGTCGGGCGTCTCATGGACGGCAAGCCCCTCTCCTATCAATTGCGCTCCCGCGTCTCGAACACGGGTCGCCCATGCCCGAAGCCACTCTCCGTCACCCCAGCCATAAGATCCAAAAATAGCTACCTTTTTGCCCTTGAGCGTTGGCACTGCGTTGGAGAAAAATGGTTCCATTTCGGCCTCTTCGATGGTCTCTACACCCATGGACGGTGATCCAAACGCGATGATGTCGTAGTCCGCCAACTCGGCCACAGTAGCCTCGCCGACGGTTTTCTTTACCACTGACGCGCCCTTGTCCAGCGCTCCTTTCGCGATCAACTCCGCCACCTTCTCCGTATTCCCCGTACCCGACCAATAAACGACGATTACTTTAGACATGCGAGATCCTCCTTAAAGTGATTTATGGTGTTTTAACAAAATAATAATTAAACTGTAAGCGTTTAAGCTATAGCAAGGACTGCTCCCGACGGATTATCGACCGTACAGCTCGATGCTCTGCTCTCCTGAAAATCCGAAACGTCCTACGCGCCCGCCGAACGTTACCATACACTTTCCAATACCCGACGGCCAACGGGCTTTTGCCTTTGTCGCGGATAAACCCCTCAACATCCTCTGGAGGATAGCCCAGGAAAAGCCCTATCTCGTGGGGAAACAGAAACCTCTCCCTCATTTCCCGTGTCTCCATAAAACGCGCCTTTAGGCGCTCCAGGCAGGCATCCACACAAGGAATACACTTCTCATAACCCAAAGGGTTCAAAATACTCACGGCTTTTTCTGAAAAAAGCGCGCGGGCTAAATGGCCTTTTTTGTAGAGCATGAGAAGCATCGCGCTGTCGTTGGGCATGACCCGAGAGGAAAGGGCGAGGGCCTCCACCCGAAACTTGCGAAGCAATTCCTCTTTTCTGGAACACCATGCCGCTACGATGCCGTCATCTCCCCCACGCCGGAGGTTGATCAGGCTTCCCGGTTTTAGACCCTGGATGGTAGGAGCGGCAAAATAGGTCAGCAGAGACTCAATGTACTCGCCGGTGTCCTTTTCTTTGATCAAGCTCATAAACGCTCGCATCATGTGCATACCCTTCTTCATCCACCTATCACTCACCTATCACTCACCTATTATTCACCTATTATTCATCCCTTAACTTTAAAAGCATCGAACAAAGAAACAAAAGAAAAAAACAGAAAATTTTTCATGTTTGATCTAACGAACATGATAAATGCTAAGAAGAATCATGTCAATAGAAAATATCCATCTTATTACAGTCCAGATTTTATCCGCATTTAAAATTATAAAAGGCACTTGGAAATCCTTGATGATTTTTGACGTTAATCTTGTTTCAACCCCTTGACAGGTTTAAAATTTGAGATAGAATGTTTCTATCAACAAACAAATATGCGATAAATAAGTCGCTTAAAGATAACGCCCCCTCTTGTTCAGGCGTTTTTAACACCCCCAAAAAAGAAGGAGAGAGTTTGCGAGGTCCCCCCTCCAAACTCTCTCCTTCTTTGTATTCTTTGTGTTTTGCGTGTTTTGTGATTTTTTTAACCTTTTTGACTGGCTTTGTGGTGTTTTTCCGAATAGACGTTAGGCCTTTGCCGTGGCCGGACCGGTGTCCGTGGTGATGTTCTGTTTTCGCTTATAGGAGGAGATCATATACGTCCCCGACATGGAAAGACATTTTACGGGGCAGATCTCCGTGCATTGAGCGCAGAAACAACAGCGGTCGTTGTGAATAATGATTTTCTTCTCCTCCGGCAGGTAGTCCGTGGCGTTGGCCGGGCAAACCTTGACGCAGAGTCTGCACCCGATGCACTTGGCGCGATTGTAGTCGAGCTGGCCCCGGAAACGTGCGCCCACGGGAATCGGCGACTTCGGCGGATTCGCCGGATCGGACAGGACCGCGGTCAAAGAGGGCGGCATATGCGCGGCGGGGAAGAGGTTTGTAAAGGGCTTTGAACACAACTGACTCCAGAGCTGGAATAATATGCGCGTGATCATTTGGGACCTGCTACCGTACCAACACGTCGATGGAAAGCAGGAGCATCCCCGCGATGGAGAGCCCAGCGACTTTCACGATGTAAAACTGCGAGGCCTGCCAAATCTTGAGGCGGCCGAAAGCCGTGCGCATCCACGTCACGAAAACCATCTGAATGGCGAACACCTTGATCCAAAAAAACAGGAAGTCGAAGATCGCTATAATGAACCCCCCCACGCCCAACAGGCTGGAGAAGGAGACGGGAACGAAAAGTACCGTGACGAAGGCCGCAATCGCGAAAGGGCGCAGGGCGAAGGAGACCTTTAGCAAAGCCAAATTCACACCACTGTACTCGATGATCAAGCCGTCCAAAATCTCCGTCTTGGCCTCCGGGATATCCATAGGGCCCTTGCCCGTTTCACCGGGCACCACAAAGACCAGAGAGAGGAACAGGCAGAACAGGCCGAAAGTCCCTATTTTGCCCACGACCTTCCAAATCGACATGGCGGCGAAAGTCTCCAGGCTGAAGGGAGAGCCGGGCATCCCCGACCTATAGGCTACCCAAGCCAGGGTCGAAATCACGATAGCCAGGGGGAACTCATAACTCATCATTAGAGTGATCTCGCGCCCGGCTCCGATGTTGGCAATAGGGTTGCCACTGGCAAATCCCCCCAGGGCCAAGGTGAGCCCACCCATAGCCAAAAGATAGATCACCAAGATCATGTCGCCCTCGGTTCCCAAGACGGCAGGAAAAGAGCCGGTCGGGATGTAGAGAAAAACCATCAAGCTAACGACCAGGGTCAGCCAAGGAGCCAGCCCAAAAAAGAAACGCGCCGCTCGCCGAGGAACGATATTCTCTTTACCCATCAGTTTCAGGATGTCGTAGATCGGCTGAAATAGAGGAGGTCCTACGCGCCGCTGCATCTTGGCGTGAACGATCCGGTCCGCTCCCTCAAAGAGAAGGGCCAAAACCACAACCAGCGCCATTAACGCCACCCCAGCGAAGATCTTCAAAAACAACGTGAAAATAGCGGTCATCTTTCCGTCCCTCCCAATCCCCGGGCCTGTATGTCAAAGGTCTTCTGGCGGCAACGTCCTACCAGCTCTTCCTTTGTGATGATCCCAGATGTGACGATCCCAGAGTCTCCATTGCCGTTCGTGACCAACATACGTTCCATGCAGGATATGCAGGGGTCGATGCTGTTGATGATCAGAGGCGCGTCGGCCAGCTCGTTTCCACAGAACATCAGGGGCCAAGAAACCGCGTTGGCGTAGGTCGGAGCCCGCACTTTCCACCAGAAAACATTATCGTCTCCACCCTTCAGGCGAACGATGTGGGTGTTGTCCCCTCGCGGGGCCTCAATGATGCCCCACCCCGTTCCCTCGGCCTTTTTCAACGAAGCCAGCACCTTGTTGAGGTTGGGTTCCGCGACGAATGATCCCTCAGGCAGACCGTCCAGCACTTTTTCCATAATGTCCAGAGACTGATAGACCTCCAGCACGCGGACGGCAAAGCGATCCAGCACATCTCCGTGAGTCTTCCCGAAATAGTCCTGAGGAACGACAGGCTCCACGGGAATATCCGCGTAAGCCTCATAAGGAGAATTTTTGCGGAGGTCCACTCTCAGCCCGCTAGCCCGAGCCGTGGGCCCGGTGGCGCTGTACCGGACGGCGTCGTCTCGACTCAGCACGCCCACGTTCCTCATCCGGGCATGAGCCACAGGGTCTTCCATAACAATCTCCCGGAAGGGGGTAAACTCTCGGCGGTAATAACGAATCATCTCCCGCGTGGCCTTCGCCAGTTCGGGAGTCACGTCCCAGCGAACGCCTCCGAAGGTCGCCACGCCGTAGTTGACGCGGTTACCCGTGAGCAACTCCAGAATATCCATGACGCGCTCGCGAAGCTGCATCCCCAAGTGGAACGCGGAGTCGAAGCCGATGGTATAGCAGGCAACCCCGGACCACAAAAGGTGGGAATGAAGTCGCTCCAACTCCAGCACCAAAGTTCGGATGTACTGACCCCGCGCTGGAACGCTCAGGTTTGCCAGGTCCTCCACCGCGCGAATGAAGCATAGGGCGTGGCTGAAGGAGCAGATTCCGCAGATGCGTTCCGACAGATAGATCACCTGAATGGGACTACGCTCGCGGGCCATGAACTCGATTCCGCGGTGTATGGCACCGGGGCGCACTTTGGCGCCCATGATGCGCTCGCCATCCAGCTCCAACCAGGCCGTCACCGGCTCTTTCAAGCCCACGTGCACGGGACCGACGGGTATTGTGTAAGTAGTCGACATTGTATACCTCCTCCCTGCCTAGCTCAATTCCCGAACGATTTCAGGAGCTGGGCCAGTCGCGTCACGCCGCCAGGGCTTGATCTCCTCGTTCCAGTCCTCCGGGAGAAAGACCAGGGCTTTGTTGGGAAGTCCCACGAAGTCCACGCCGAACATCTCTCGGATTTCGCGCTCACTGTACTCCGACCCTGGAAGAAGATCGTGCATCGAGGGCATGGAAAGGTCGCTCTTCGGTACCTGGACTGTGATGGAAACCCCGATTCTGCCCTTTTTCGTTCTTTGGAAAAGGGAAAAATGATAGTTGAGCGCTACGTTGTCCTTCGCACCGCTCCCCATGTCATCCCCGGAGATAACGTGAAAGTTCACAAAGTCGTAGGTGAACAGCTCCTCTAGGAAGGGGCGAAACGCCGTTCGGGCAACTTCCACCCACAGGTCGTGACCCTGGATTTCATTCGCAGCTCCAGCCTTGCGCTCGTGAACCTCCAGTCGCACGATGTCGTCTCCAAACTTTGCCTTGAGTGCGTCAATCAAAACGCTGTACGCTATCGCGGATTTTCCGAATTTGGACGTCATAGCGCCACCCTTTCCAGAACCGAATCTCCGACGTCTTCGCCCTGAGGCTCTCCTGCCTTGTCCAATGCCTCCAGCTTCAAAACGGCCTTGGCAACGCCCTCGATAATAGCCTCTGGGCGAGGCGGGCACCCATGCACGTAAACGTCGACGGGAATGATATTGTC is part of the Synergistaceae bacterium genome and encodes:
- a CDS encoding sodium-dependent transporter, yielding MQEKGRESLGSRLGFIFLSAGCAIGLGNVWRFPYITGRFGGGAFVLIYLAFLLCLAMPVMVMEFAVGRGSKQSVIGSFRALQPKGTSWSIFGYFGLAGNYILMMFYTTVTGWMLAYTWYNLTGSLEGLTADQVGVFFGSMLKDPWGLSFWLVLAVGLGSLICARGLQKGVERATKVMMCGLLVIVFLLAVRSVTLPGAEKGLDFYLKPDLGRLLENGVWNTVYAALGQAFFTLSLGIGSMAIFGSYIDRNRTLLGESIIITSLDTFVALFAGLIIFPACFAYGIEPGAGPGLIFVTLPTMFNNMPQGRLWSVLFFLFMSFAAMTTVVAVFELLIASSMDAWGWNRKKASVFNFFAIFILSLPCVFGFNIWSSFMPMGEGSMVLDLEDFIVSNNLLPLGAIVYLLFCCSRYGWGWDNFVTEANAGKGAKIPQALRAYVTYVIPCAVAIIFIFGYIEKFF
- a CDS encoding nickel-dependent hydrogenase large subunit translates to MSTTYTIPVGPVHVGLKEPVTAWLELDGERIMGAKVRPGAIHRGIEFMARERSPIQVIYLSERICGICSFSHALCFIRAVEDLANLSVPARGQYIRTLVLELERLHSHLLWSGVACYTIGFDSAFHLGMQLRERVMDILELLTGNRVNYGVATFGGVRWDVTPELAKATREMIRYYRREFTPFREIVMEDPVAHARMRNVGVLSRDDAVRYSATGPTARASGLRVDLRKNSPYEAYADIPVEPVVPQDYFGKTHGDVLDRFAVRVLEVYQSLDIMEKVLDGLPEGSFVAEPNLNKVLASLKKAEGTGWGIIEAPRGDNTHIVRLKGGDDNVFWWKVRAPTYANAVSWPLMFCGNELADAPLIINSIDPCISCMERMLVTNGNGDSGIVTSGIITKEELVGRCRQKTFDIQARGLGGTER
- a CDS encoding NADH-quinone oxidoreductase subunit C encodes the protein MTSKFGKSAIAYSVLIDALKAKFGDDIVRLEVHERKAGAANEIQGHDLWVEVARTAFRPFLEELFTYDFVNFHVISGDDMGSGAKDNVALNYHFSLFQRTKKGRIGVSITVQVPKSDLSMPSMHDLLPGSEYSEREIREMFGVDFVGLPNKALVFLPEDWNEEIKPWRRDATGPAPEIVRELS
- a CDS encoding 4Fe-4S binding protein; the encoded protein is MITRILFQLWSQLCSKPFTNLFPAAHMPPSLTAVLSDPANPPKSPIPVGARFRGQLDYNRAKCIGCRLCVKVCPANATDYLPEEKKIIIHNDRCCFCAQCTEICPVKCLSMSGTYMISSYKRKQNITTDTGPATAKA
- a CDS encoding DUF3793 family protein; protein product: MSDRWMKKGMHMMRAFMSLIKEKDTGEYIESLLTYFAAPTIQGLKPGSLINLRRGGDDGIVAAWCSRKEELLRKFRVEALALSSRVMPNDSAMLLMLYKKGHLARALFSEKAVSILNPLGYEKCIPCVDACLERLKARFMETREMRERFLFPHEIGLFLGYPPEDVEGFIRDKGKSPLAVGYWKVYGNVRRARRTFRIFRRAEHRAVRSIIRREQSLL
- a CDS encoding NADH-quinone oxidoreductase subunit H; this translates as MTAIFTLFLKIFAGVALMALVVVLALLFEGADRIVHAKMQRRVGPPLFQPIYDILKLMGKENIVPRRAARFFFGLAPWLTLVVSLMVFLYIPTGSFPAVLGTEGDMILVIYLLAMGGLTLALGGFASGNPIANIGAGREITLMMSYEFPLAIVISTLAWVAYRSGMPGSPFSLETFAAMSIWKVVGKIGTFGLFCLFLSLVFVVPGETGKGPMDIPEAKTEILDGLIIEYSGVNLALLKVSFALRPFAIAAFVTVLFVPVSFSSLLGVGGFIIAIFDFLFFWIKVFAIQMVFVTWMRTAFGRLKIWQASQFYIVKVAGLSIAGMLLLSIDVLVR
- a CDS encoding flavodoxin yields the protein MSKVIVVYWSGTGNTEKVAELIAKGALDKGASVVKKTVGEATVAELADYDIIAFGSPSMGVETIEEAEMEPFFSNAVPTLKGKKVAIFGSYGWGDGEWLRAWATRVRDAGAQLIGEGLAVHETPDDASSSKCIAYGEEIAAS